Sequence from the Thermithiobacillus tepidarius DSM 3134 genome:
CCGGTCATTTCGCCCACCCGGTTCTGCAGCTCGCTGTAGAGATTGAGGATGCGCTCCGCGTACTCGAAAACGATGGTGCCCGCCTCGGTCAGGCTGATGCGGTTGTGGGTACGGTCAAACAGACGTGTGTTAAACTGCTCCTCCAGCTGTTTGATCTGGAAGGTGACAGCCGGCTGCGTCATGTGCAGGATTTCGGCCGCCTTGGTGAAGCTCAACAGGCGGGCCACGGTGTGAAAGACTTGCAATCTTCTGTCAGCCATTTGCGATTCCCGGTTGGCCCCTTGCGCGCAGGCGCAGACTGCTTACAACAATAAACTTAGACCAGAACATTATCAAACGGTTTAATACCGCATTCAACGAAGGTATGAGCCATGACCAAGACATGGAAGAAAATGGATCTGGAAGGCGGCGGCCTGCAATCGCTGCAGCTGCGCCTACTGCGCGCCCAACGCAAGCCCGCCGTGGCCTACGCCCTGTGGCTGCTGTTCCCTCTGGGGCTGCACCGCTGGTATCTGAAGGAACCCTGGTTCTGGCTCTACCCCGCAGCCAGCGCTGCGGCATTGGGCCTGTTCGCGGCAGGCTGGCCGCTGCCCGGCGCCGTGCTGCTCGGAGCCATGGCGGCTGCGGCCCTCTACGATCTCAGCCGCATCGCCGACCGCATCTCCCAGCTCAACAAGGAGCTGCGAAAGACCCTGTGGCTCAGCAAGAGCGCCCCTCCGGCCCCGCCTGGCTACCAGGGACGCTACGCGGATTACGACCAGGGCCTGCATGACTATGTGTCCACCAAGGAACGGGAGCAGGCGGGCCATGTGCCCGTCAACCAGGGCAAGGAGCCCGACAAAACCCGATACGGGGCCGGCAAGCGCGCGCCCTCCTTCGCGGAGCAGGAGCGCATGCTGGCTGAGCTGGCCCGGCTCAAGCAGGCGCCGAAAAAGGATGACGAGAGCTGAGACCAGGGAGCAGCCGGGCGAAATCCGGCGCCAGTCCCAGCCTGTCGGCCCGGCATTCAGCACCTCCCCTGCCAATCAGACCAAGGCCTCATGGCCACGCCTCCCGGAAGGCATACACTTGCCTCGGGGAGAACTTAAAGCGACTCAGTGCTGCACCGCGTCAACATAACAGCGCCGGCATCTGAAGGCCGCAAAGCGCACCAAGCTTGGATCAACTCACAAAGGGGAAAAACATGGAAAACCGTCTTCCAAAGGGAAGCCTGTTTGCTCTGCTGTTCCTTTGCGCCATACTGCTTGCAGCCATGCCGCTGACCGCCTTGGCGCAGGCTCCGCAAAGCATCCCGCTGCTGGCCAGCGCGTCTGGCACTCCGCTGGGCGCAGCCGATGCAGCCGACTTGAGCAGGTTGCTGGCCGAGGAGGAAGCCCATCCGGCGCGCCACCCCAACCTGGACTCCGTCATGCTGGCCTTGGGCTTTTTGTCCGTGCTCTACTTCCTGAACCGCCGCTACAGCCACTAGGCTGTCCCGCCCGGCCCGGGCAGCCCCCAGCGCGGGGGCTGCTGTGCGAATGCCGGCTCCGCTGGGGCCTAATCCTCCGCCCGCTGATACATTTTCAGATACTGCTCCTTCGGCAAAGGCTCGCTGCGCGCCACCGCCAACGCATCTTCCAGGTGGGCCGGCTGGCTGATGCCCACCAGGGTGGTGCCCACCCCCGGCGTGGAGCGGTTGAACTGGATGGCCCGCTGCGCCGGATTGGCCAACGTGGGCATCATGGCCGGGAAGATTTCCGGGCTCTCGCGGGCCAGGATGCCCTTGCCCAGGGTGTGGCTGGCCATGAGATACAGGCGCAGCTGGAAGGCGGCCTGGATGGTGGAGGCCACATTGCCCTGGCCGGTGGCTTGGCTGAAGCGGGTGAAGCCTTCGGTCATCAGGTAGTTGAAGGGCATCTGCACGATGCGCAGGTGGTGCCGCTTGCCCTCGCCGGCAGCCTTCTCCGCCAAGCCGATCAGACTGGTCATGGACTGGAAGAGCGGATTGTCCGTCTCGACCCGGCAAGCATTGAAGGTGGAAATACCGTAGTAACGCAGCTTGCCCGCCGCCACCGCCATCTCCAGCGCCTCGAAAACG
This genomic interval carries:
- a CDS encoding TM2 domain-containing protein, producing the protein MTKTWKKMDLEGGGLQSLQLRLLRAQRKPAVAYALWLLFPLGLHRWYLKEPWFWLYPAASAAALGLFAAGWPLPGAVLLGAMAAAALYDLSRIADRISQLNKELRKTLWLSKSAPPAPPGYQGRYADYDQGLHDYVSTKEREQAGHVPVNQGKEPDKTRYGAGKRAPSFAEQERMLAELARLKQAPKKDDES